In Shewanella sp. VB17, a single genomic region encodes these proteins:
- a CDS encoding M28 family metallopeptidase, producing MQKHCRIFLTTCLLTPLLACQSPPKPENIVAAQLQQSALTSNLAYELVESLTVEVGPRLAGSNKDLVAVHWAENKLNQLGFDKVYKEAVQVPVWSRGSAKAELISPYPQPIVITALGGSIATPTQGITAPIVRFDSLATLELAPADSIKGKIVFIDDVTKRYITGKGYSETVGGRSKGAVAASKKGAVAIVIRSIGTDHDRMAHTGMMRYQDGITKIPAAAMSNPDADQINLMLKRDPNVVLTLTMSPQSQGDSTSYNVIAEVTGSSKPEEIVLIGAHLDSWDEGTGAIDDGAGVAIVTAAAKLIQQLPNKPARTIRVVLYAAEEVGIIGAKAYAKAHKHELAKHYIAAESDFGAGSIYQIDYRVNEANLGALHQLSAVMTNNGLILGSNTASGGPDVSILPAQGVPVASLKQDGRDYFDYHHTPNDTLDKIDPAALQQNVAAYVQFAYLMAQSDVELRPIATTQ from the coding sequence ATGCAAAAGCATTGCCGTATTTTTCTCACCACGTGTCTGTTAACCCCACTGTTAGCATGCCAGTCACCACCCAAACCCGAAAACATCGTGGCAGCACAACTACAGCAAAGCGCCCTTACCTCAAACCTCGCCTATGAATTAGTCGAATCATTAACCGTTGAAGTAGGACCAAGATTGGCGGGCAGCAACAAAGATCTAGTGGCTGTTCACTGGGCTGAAAACAAACTCAATCAATTAGGTTTCGATAAGGTATATAAAGAAGCGGTTCAGGTCCCCGTTTGGTCTCGTGGATCCGCCAAAGCTGAACTCATCTCCCCTTACCCACAGCCGATAGTGATCACCGCTTTAGGTGGCAGTATTGCAACCCCAACACAAGGCATAACCGCCCCTATTGTGCGTTTTGATAGCTTGGCAACATTAGAGTTAGCGCCAGCAGATAGCATTAAGGGGAAAATTGTTTTTATCGACGATGTCACTAAAAGGTATATAACAGGTAAAGGATACAGTGAGACAGTAGGAGGACGCTCTAAAGGGGCTGTTGCTGCCTCAAAGAAAGGCGCAGTTGCGATTGTAATACGTTCAATTGGAACCGATCACGATCGCATGGCTCATACTGGCATGATGCGCTACCAAGACGGAATAACAAAAATTCCTGCCGCTGCAATGTCTAATCCTGATGCTGATCAGATTAACTTAATGCTTAAGCGCGATCCTAATGTAGTATTAACCCTTACCATGTCACCACAAAGCCAAGGGGATTCGACCTCTTATAATGTAATTGCTGAAGTCACAGGTAGCAGTAAACCTGAAGAAATAGTACTCATTGGCGCGCACCTAGATTCTTGGGATGAAGGGACAGGCGCGATTGATGACGGCGCTGGTGTCGCCATCGTCACTGCTGCAGCAAAGTTAATCCAGCAACTCCCCAATAAACCCGCTCGCACGATACGCGTTGTGCTTTATGCCGCAGAAGAGGTGGGTATCATTGGCGCTAAAGCTTACGCTAAAGCACATAAACATGAACTTGCTAAACATTATATTGCCGCAGAGTCAGATTTCGGTGCAGGCAGTATTTATCAAATAGACTATCGCGTCAACGAAGCAAACTTAGGGGCATTACACCAACTCAGTGCCGTTATGACAAATAATGGACTGATACTGGGATCAAACACAGCATCGGGTGGCCCTGATGTATCCATATTACCAGCACAAGGTGTGCCTGTAGCCTCCTTAAAGCAAGATGGCCGAGACTACTTTGACTATCATCACACTCCTAATGATACACTGGATAAAATAGACCCTGCAGCACTACAGCAAAATGTCGCCGCATACGTACAATTTGCTTATCTGATGGCACAATCGGATGTTGAATTACGCCCAATAGCGACGACTCAATAG
- the rpsT gene encoding 30S ribosomal protein S20, translating to MANSKSAKKRALQSEKRRQHNASRRSMLRSYVKKVITAIHAGDHAAATEAFNAAQPILDRMATKGLIHKNKAARHKARLNTRIKALAA from the coding sequence TTGGCTAATAGCAAGTCTGCAAAGAAGCGCGCGCTTCAATCTGAAAAGCGTCGTCAGCATAACGCTAGCCGTCGCTCAATGTTACGTTCATACGTAAAAAAAGTCATCACAGCTATCCACGCTGGTGATCACGCTGCGGCGACTGAAGCATTTAATGCTGCACAACCAATCCTTGACCGTATGGCAACTAAAGGCCTTATTCATAAGAATAAAGCTGCCCGTCATAAGGCTCGCTTAAATACTAGAATTAAAGCACTTGCTGCTTAA
- the murJ gene encoding murein biosynthesis integral membrane protein MurJ, protein MNKKLVKSGVIVSAMTLVSRVMGLVRDVVIANLMGAGSGADVFILANKIPNFLRRLFAEGAFAQAFVPVFTEYQQKNTDAEVQELIAKVTGTLGVLVTIVTVVGVIGSPLLMALFGNGWFVAWLNGEPDGEKFELASLLLKITFPYLWFITFTAMAGSILNTRGRFAVSAFTPVFLNITIIGAALFLAPELDKPELALALGVFFGGVIQFLFQLPFLFREKALVKPSWGWHHPGVVKIRTLMIPAIFGVSVSQINLLFDTFIASYLMTGSISWLYYSDRLLEFPLGLFGIAIATVILPALSKKHVNDEGDGFRKTMDWGVKAILLLGMPAMCGLILLSKPMLMVLFMRGAFTIDDVDMASYSLMAYGSGLLSFMLIKVLAPGYYSRQDTKTPVRYGIIAMVSNMVFNVIFAIPFGYVGLAIATSLSALLNAALLYRGLHKAQVYQVSKQTGLFFGKAVISCMVMSMVLMQFIPNQNSWLQQMFTERALTLLALIGAGVGSYLVSMIVLGIRPWKIKTGL, encoded by the coding sequence TTGAATAAAAAATTAGTTAAGTCAGGGGTTATCGTGAGTGCGATGACACTCGTTTCTCGTGTCATGGGGCTGGTTAGGGATGTGGTTATAGCCAATCTCATGGGGGCCGGAAGTGGTGCAGATGTTTTTATTTTAGCCAATAAAATCCCCAACTTTTTAAGACGATTATTTGCAGAAGGTGCTTTTGCGCAAGCATTTGTACCTGTATTTACCGAATATCAGCAAAAAAATACCGATGCAGAAGTGCAAGAGCTTATCGCTAAAGTCACAGGAACATTGGGTGTTTTAGTGACGATTGTGACGGTGGTCGGTGTCATTGGATCGCCATTATTGATGGCTTTATTCGGCAATGGCTGGTTTGTCGCGTGGCTTAATGGTGAACCTGACGGTGAAAAATTTGAACTGGCTTCGCTACTGCTAAAAATAACTTTCCCTTATTTATGGTTTATCACTTTTACGGCGATGGCGGGGTCAATCCTCAATACTCGAGGTCGGTTTGCCGTTTCTGCATTTACGCCTGTATTTTTAAACATTACTATTATTGGTGCGGCTCTTTTTCTTGCGCCCGAGTTAGACAAACCTGAGTTAGCGCTTGCGCTTGGTGTTTTTTTTGGTGGGGTCATCCAATTTTTATTTCAGCTTCCTTTTCTATTTAGAGAAAAAGCCTTAGTTAAGCCCTCTTGGGGCTGGCATCACCCTGGTGTTGTGAAAATTCGAACCTTAATGATCCCAGCTATTTTTGGCGTCTCGGTGTCACAAATTAATCTTCTATTTGATACCTTTATTGCCAGCTATTTGATGACGGGATCAATCAGTTGGCTTTACTATTCTGATAGATTATTAGAGTTCCCCTTAGGGTTATTTGGTATTGCGATAGCCACTGTGATTTTGCCTGCATTGTCTAAAAAGCATGTGAATGATGAGGGTGACGGATTTAGAAAAACCATGGATTGGGGGGTTAAAGCGATTCTTTTATTGGGTATGCCTGCCATGTGTGGCTTGATATTGTTGTCTAAACCTATGTTAATGGTTTTATTTATGCGGGGGGCTTTTACTATTGATGATGTTGACATGGCTTCTTATAGCTTGATGGCTTATGGCAGCGGTTTGCTGAGTTTTATGCTTATTAAGGTGTTGGCGCCGGGGTATTATTCTAGACAAGACACCAAAACACCCGTTCGCTACGGGATTATTGCGATGGTAAGTAACATGGTGTTTAATGTGATTTTTGCTATCCCATTTGGTTATGTTGGCCTAGCAATAGCGACTTCGTTGTCGGCTTTGTTAAATGCGGCGTTGTTATACAGAGGTCTGCATAAAGCTCAAGTTTATCAAGTCAGTAAGCAAACAGGGCTCTTTTTTGGTAAAGCAGTGATATCTTGTATGGTGATGAGTATGGTGTTAATGCAATTTATACCGAATCAAAATAGTTGGTTGCAACAAATGTTTACCGAGCGTGCTTTAACACTTTTAGCCTTGATTGGGGCTGGTGTTGGGAGTTATCTTGTGAGTATGATAGTGCTAGGGATCCGCCCTTGGAAAATTAAAACGGGTCTGTAA
- the ribF gene encoding bifunctional riboflavin kinase/FAD synthetase, translated as MELIRGINNILPAHHGCVLTIGNFDGVHRGHAEVISKLVEKARKLNVPATLMTFEPQPQEMFRGENAPARLSTLRDKIVLLEELGIDRLVCINFNARFAEMSAKDFIDTLLVKSLGVKYLVVGDDFCFGKERAGNFEMLRSAGEKHQFAVVSMQSFLLGDKRVSSTEIRELLAKGKMEQARRLLGHPFTLCGRVAHGQKIGRTLGFPTANIALKRQVSPVRGVFAVTLYWDNSDVYDGVANVGFRPTVNGQKCQLEVHIFDFDGDLYGRTVEVELVAKIRDEQPFQSLEALKTQINNDVNKAKDLLGFDAS; from the coding sequence ATGGAACTAATCCGCGGTATAAATAATATTTTACCAGCACATCACGGTTGTGTTCTCACCATTGGTAATTTTGATGGTGTGCATCGTGGTCATGCTGAAGTTATTTCAAAGCTCGTAGAAAAAGCGAGAAAGCTAAACGTACCTGCCACTTTGATGACCTTCGAGCCTCAACCGCAAGAGATGTTTAGGGGAGAAAATGCCCCCGCGAGATTAAGTACTCTGCGGGATAAAATAGTCTTGCTTGAAGAGCTCGGCATAGATCGCTTAGTGTGCATCAATTTTAATGCTAGGTTTGCTGAAATGTCAGCGAAAGATTTTATTGACACCTTACTAGTGAAGTCTCTTGGGGTTAAATACTTAGTTGTCGGCGACGACTTTTGTTTCGGTAAGGAGAGAGCTGGCAATTTTGAGATGCTTAGGTCGGCAGGCGAAAAACATCAATTTGCCGTGGTGAGCATGCAAAGTTTCCTTCTTGGTGATAAACGCGTGAGCTCTACAGAGATTAGAGAGTTGCTTGCTAAAGGAAAAATGGAGCAGGCAAGGCGCTTATTGGGTCATCCTTTTACTTTGTGTGGCCGGGTTGCTCATGGTCAGAAGATAGGACGCACCTTAGGGTTTCCTACGGCAAATATTGCTTTGAAGCGTCAAGTGAGTCCGGTAAGGGGCGTATTTGCGGTGACCTTGTATTGGGACAATAGTGATGTTTATGATGGTGTTGCCAACGTTGGCTTTAGGCCTACGGTAAATGGACAAAAGTGCCAATTGGAAGTACACATTTTTGATTTTGATGGCGATCTGTATGGACGTACGGTCGAAGTTGAATTAGTAGCAAAAATTAGAGATGAACAGCCTTTCCAGTCTCTGGAAGCGCTGAAAACACAAATTAACAATGATGTAAATAAAGCCAAAGATCTGCTTGGCTTCGATGCAAGCTAA
- the ileS gene encoding isoleucine--tRNA ligase produces the protein MSDYKSTLNLPETEFPMRGNLANREPVMLKSWAEDDLYQQIRESRIGRKPFVLHDGPPYANGSIHIGHSVNKILKDIIIKSKTLSGFDAPYIPGWDCHGLPIELKVEQKVGKPGHKVTAAEFRIKCREYAAKQVDGQRDDFIRLGVFGDWYNPYLTMDYSTEANIVRSLSKVIDSGHLHKGVKPVHWCIDCGSALAEAEVEYEDKTSPAIDVAFVAVDKTTLLTKFGVDECHGEISMIIWTTTPWTLPANRALSIASDIEYALVECMIGDQTRNLILAEPLVESCMERYGVSAHKVLGKATGLSLELLRFNHPFYDFDVPVILGEHVTVDSGTGIVHTAPGHGQDDFVVGQKYGIEVANPVGDNGVYKSDTDIFAGQHVFKANDNIVAFLKEKNALIKHENIQHSYPHCWRHKTPIIFRATPQWFISMEQNSLRKQALNEIDKTQWIPDWGQNRIEKMVENRPDWCISRQRTWGVPIALFVHRETEEIHPDSTSLMERVANKIEQEGIQAWWDLDAAELLGDEAEQYRKVTDTLDVWYDSGSSFSSVVASRPEYQGHEIDLYLEGSDQHRGWFMSSLMISTAMNGKAPYKQVLTHGFTVDGNGRKMSKSIGNVIAPQTVTNKLGADILRLWVAATDYTGEMTVSDEILNRSADAYRRIRNTARFLLANINGFDPEQDTVPVEEMVALDRWVVRRATALQEELLEAYEQYNFHTVTQKLMQFCSVELGSFYLDIIKDRQYTAKGDSHARRSCQSALYLISEAMVRWVAPILTFTADEIWQLLPGKREKYVFTQEWFQGLRSVTTETDLSDEYWLTLLAVRAEVNKVIEQARREKKVGGSLEAEITLFADEALASTLATLGDELRFVLLTSKTQIFALSAAPAEAIETELSSLKLVMKKAETEKCERCWHHREDVGQVESHPTLCTRCVTNIEGDGEVRQFA, from the coding sequence ATGAGCGACTATAAATCTACTTTGAATTTGCCGGAAACAGAGTTTCCGATGCGTGGTAATTTGGCTAATCGTGAGCCGGTTATGTTGAAATCTTGGGCTGAAGATGATCTGTATCAACAGATCCGTGAAAGTCGTATTGGTCGTAAGCCTTTTGTTTTACATGATGGACCTCCTTATGCGAATGGCAGTATTCATATTGGTCACTCAGTCAATAAAATTTTAAAAGACATTATTATTAAATCTAAAACCTTGTCTGGTTTTGATGCCCCTTATATTCCAGGTTGGGATTGCCATGGTTTACCTATTGAACTCAAAGTTGAGCAAAAAGTGGGTAAGCCTGGGCATAAAGTGACCGCGGCAGAATTTCGGATTAAGTGCCGTGAATATGCAGCAAAACAAGTTGATGGACAGCGTGATGACTTTATCCGTCTAGGTGTGTTTGGTGATTGGTATAATCCTTACCTGACAATGGACTACAGCACAGAAGCGAATATTGTGCGGTCTTTGTCAAAAGTGATTGATAGTGGTCACTTACACAAAGGTGTTAAGCCTGTGCATTGGTGTATCGACTGTGGCTCAGCTCTTGCTGAAGCAGAAGTTGAGTATGAAGATAAGACCTCGCCTGCCATTGATGTCGCTTTTGTCGCTGTTGATAAAACCACTTTGTTGACTAAATTTGGTGTCGATGAGTGCCATGGTGAAATATCCATGATTATCTGGACCACGACCCCTTGGACGCTGCCTGCTAACCGTGCATTATCCATTGCATCTGACATTGAATATGCCTTAGTTGAGTGCATGATTGGTGATCAAACCAGAAACCTGATTTTGGCTGAGCCTTTGGTTGAGTCATGCATGGAGCGCTATGGCGTTAGTGCGCATAAGGTATTAGGTAAAGCTACTGGTTTATCCTTGGAGTTATTAAGATTTAATCATCCTTTTTATGATTTTGATGTGCCGGTTATTTTAGGTGAACATGTCACGGTTGATTCAGGTACTGGGATCGTGCACACAGCACCAGGTCATGGTCAAGATGATTTCGTGGTCGGTCAGAAGTATGGAATTGAAGTGGCCAATCCTGTTGGCGATAATGGGGTGTATAAATCAGACACTGATATTTTTGCCGGTCAGCATGTATTTAAGGCAAATGACAACATTGTTGCGTTTCTCAAAGAGAAGAATGCCTTAATAAAGCATGAAAATATTCAGCACAGTTATCCACATTGCTGGCGCCATAAAACGCCTATTATTTTTAGGGCGACGCCACAGTGGTTTATTTCTATGGAGCAAAACAGCCTTAGAAAGCAAGCGCTAAATGAAATAGATAAGACGCAATGGATCCCAGATTGGGGTCAAAATCGCATTGAAAAAATGGTAGAAAACCGCCCTGATTGGTGTATTTCTCGTCAGCGAACTTGGGGGGTACCAATCGCCTTATTTGTTCACCGTGAAACCGAAGAAATCCATCCAGACAGCACTTCATTAATGGAGCGAGTGGCCAATAAGATTGAGCAAGAAGGGATCCAAGCTTGGTGGGATCTTGATGCAGCTGAATTATTAGGTGATGAAGCGGAACAATACCGTAAAGTGACTGACACGTTAGATGTCTGGTATGACTCTGGTTCCTCTTTCTCATCGGTTGTAGCTTCACGTCCTGAATATCAAGGCCATGAGATTGATCTTTACCTAGAAGGTAGCGATCAGCATCGTGGTTGGTTTATGTCATCTTTGATGATCTCTACCGCGATGAATGGTAAGGCACCTTATAAACAAGTGCTGACTCATGGTTTTACCGTCGATGGTAATGGCCGTAAAATGTCAAAATCTATCGGTAACGTGATAGCGCCTCAAACGGTGACCAATAAACTTGGCGCCGATATTTTGCGTTTATGGGTTGCCGCGACTGATTATACTGGCGAGATGACGGTGTCTGATGAGATTTTAAATCGCAGTGCTGATGCGTATCGACGTATTCGTAACACGGCAAGATTTCTACTTGCTAATATTAATGGTTTTGATCCTGAGCAAGATACAGTACCAGTCGAAGAGATGGTTGCACTGGATCGTTGGGTTGTGCGCCGCGCGACAGCGTTACAAGAAGAACTACTTGAAGCTTATGAGCAGTATAACTTCCATACTGTGACACAGAAGCTAATGCAGTTCTGTTCAGTCGAATTGGGCAGCTTCTACTTAGATATTATTAAAGATAGGCAGTACACCGCCAAAGGTGACAGCCATGCTCGTCGTAGTTGTCAAAGTGCTTTGTATTTAATTTCAGAAGCGATGGTTCGATGGGTAGCACCTATTCTTACTTTCACAGCCGATGAAATTTGGCAATTACTGCCAGGTAAACGTGAAAAATACGTGTTCACTCAAGAGTGGTTTCAAGGGTTGAGATCCGTGACGACAGAGACAGATCTTAGTGACGAATATTGGTTAACACTATTAGCGGTACGTGCTGAAGTCAATAAGGTCATTGAGCAAGCGCGTCGTGAGAAAAAGGTCGGTGGGTCACTTGAAGCTGAGATCACCTTATTTGCTGATGAAGCGCTAGCGTCGACTTTAGCCACCTTAGGTGATGAACTTAGATTTGTATTGCTGACATCTAAGACTCAAATTTTCGCGTTGTCAGCGGCACCTGCCGAGGCTATTGAAACCGAATTAAGTTCGCTTAAATTGGTGATGAAAAAGGCTGAAACAGAAAAATGTGAGCGCTGTTGGCATCACAGGGAAGATGTGGGGCAAGTTGAATCGCATCCAACCTTGTGTACTCGCTGCGTCACAAACATCGAAGGTGATGGCGAAGTTCGTCAGTTCGCTTAA
- the lspA gene encoding signal peptidase II, whose translation MPTNWKESGLRWYWVVVLVFIADQLSKQWVLTHFELRESVQLLPFFNFTYLRNYGAAFSFLSDAGGWQRWLFTIVALGFSTLLTVWLRKQPLQMWRLNVAYTLVIGGALGNLIDRLQHGFVVDFLHFYWKSNHFPAFNIADSAICIGAGLIIIDSIITDRNDKKKQAQNNHSAKE comes from the coding sequence ATGCCAACTAACTGGAAAGAGAGTGGTTTGCGTTGGTATTGGGTTGTTGTATTGGTTTTTATTGCCGATCAATTATCTAAGCAATGGGTATTAACTCATTTTGAATTGCGTGAATCTGTACAGCTATTGCCTTTTTTTAATTTTACTTATTTACGAAATTACGGCGCGGCTTTTAGTTTTTTAAGTGATGCTGGTGGTTGGCAACGTTGGCTATTTACGATTGTCGCGTTAGGTTTTAGTACTCTCTTGACGGTTTGGTTAAGAAAGCAACCGTTGCAGATGTGGCGCTTAAATGTAGCCTATACCTTAGTGATTGGTGGGGCTTTAGGCAATTTGATTGACCGATTGCAGCATGGGTTTGTGGTTGATTTTCTACATTTTTATTGGAAAAGTAATCATTTTCCTGCGTTTAATATTGCTGATTCTGCAATTTGCATTGGTGCAGGTTTAATTATCATCGATTCCATTATTACAGATAGAAACGACAAAAAAAAGCAAGCTCAAAATAATCATTCTGCGAAGGAGTAA
- the fkpB gene encoding FKBP-type peptidyl-prolyl cis-trans isomerase: protein MADTRSILCHMNIILEDGSTADSTKASGKPAKLNVGDDTLSPAFEAQIINLSEGDKHRFTLQAVDAFGESNPDAIHHMDRSKFPADMSLEPGVIVSFGGPGGSEIPGMIREIAGDSVTVDLNHPLAGQVVTFELDVVQVL from the coding sequence TTGGCTGATACACGTTCTATATTATGTCATATGAATATCATACTTGAAGATGGCTCGACTGCTGATAGCACTAAAGCGTCAGGTAAGCCTGCTAAGCTTAATGTGGGGGATGACACGTTAAGTCCAGCATTTGAAGCTCAGATAATAAACTTATCTGAAGGTGATAAACATCGTTTTACACTCCAAGCTGTGGATGCTTTTGGTGAGTCGAATCCAGATGCGATCCATCATATGGACAGAAGTAAATTTCCAGCAGATATGTCACTTGAACCTGGTGTCATTGTTAGTTTTGGAGGACCTGGTGGAAGTGAGATCCCCGGCATGATCCGTGAGATTGCTGGTGACTCAGTGACCGTTGATTTAAATCATCCATTAGCAGGACAAGTGGTGACTTTTGAACTTGACGTTGTGCAGGTGTTATAG
- the ispH gene encoding 4-hydroxy-3-methylbut-2-enyl diphosphate reductase, translated as MQVKNNLQIKLANPRGFCAGVDRAISIVERALELFPAPIYVRHEVVHNRYVVEDLKERGAVFVEELDQIPDNSIVIFSAHGVSQSVRAEAKHRGLKVFDATCPLVTKVHLQVTRASRKGIECILIGHAGHPEVEGTMGQYDNPDGGVLLVESPVDVESLVVKNPDNLCFVTQTTLSMDDTADVIEALQKRFPSIEGPRKDDICYATQNRQDAVRNIADDVDLFIVVGSKNSSNSNRLSELAQKRGTQSYLVDNSDDIDSTWFKGVAKVAVTAGASAPEVLVQQVVKAIAKLAPSVVTEVEGRKEDIVFAVPAELRP; from the coding sequence ATGCAAGTAAAGAATAATCTTCAGATTAAACTGGCGAATCCACGCGGTTTTTGTGCGGGTGTCGATCGGGCAATTAGTATTGTTGAACGTGCTTTGGAGTTATTTCCAGCGCCCATTTACGTTCGTCATGAAGTGGTACACAACCGTTATGTTGTGGAGGATCTGAAAGAGCGAGGGGCAGTGTTTGTCGAAGAGCTTGATCAGATCCCTGATAATAGCATTGTGATTTTCAGTGCCCATGGTGTGTCTCAATCGGTGAGAGCTGAAGCTAAACATCGCGGGTTGAAAGTATTTGATGCAACTTGTCCTCTTGTAACTAAGGTTCATTTACAAGTCACTCGAGCAAGCCGTAAAGGGATTGAATGTATCCTAATTGGGCATGCAGGGCACCCTGAAGTTGAGGGAACCATGGGTCAGTACGATAATCCTGACGGTGGCGTCTTGTTAGTTGAATCGCCAGTCGATGTTGAATCACTCGTGGTCAAAAATCCGGATAATCTTTGTTTTGTGACCCAAACAACCTTGTCCATGGATGACACTGCAGATGTTATTGAGGCGCTGCAAAAGCGTTTTCCAAGCATTGAAGGGCCGCGTAAAGATGATATTTGCTACGCGACTCAAAATAGACAAGATGCGGTCAGAAACATTGCTGATGATGTAGACTTGTTTATTGTTGTAGGTTCTAAAAATAGTTCTAATTCTAATCGTCTTAGTGAGCTGGCTCAGAAAAGAGGAACCCAGTCTTATTTAGTCGATAATTCAGATGACATAGATTCAACGTGGTTTAAAGGTGTGGCAAAAGTCGCTGTTACTGCAGGGGCATCAGCTCCAGAAGTACTTGTTCAGCAAGTGGTAAAGGCTATTGCTAAATTAGCACCCAGTGTCGTGACAGAAGTTGAAGGACGCAAAGAGGACATTGTTTTTGCGGTTCCAGCTGAATTAAGACCTTAA
- the pilV gene encoding type IV pilus modification protein PilV gives MTYVNNQTKGFSLIEVLVSLVILVIGLIGIFNLHLVSKRSSFESFQQTQASYYTNDIINRMKLNRTQLLTYNGIYTGQLTQPSTSCDIAVGMATVVCSNAETRAWDLYSWEQLFSGASEKISGRDVGGLDTPTACIEAQANGQVLVVMTWRGIRSLSDGAENAAGDGAAFIKNCGSSNKRRRVYSINTVII, from the coding sequence TTGACGTATGTAAATAACCAGACAAAGGGGTTCTCTTTAATTGAAGTGTTAGTGTCGCTGGTGATATTAGTGATAGGCCTGATCGGTATTTTTAATCTACATCTTGTTTCTAAAAGAAGCAGCTTTGAATCATTTCAACAGACTCAAGCCTCTTATTATACTAATGATATTATCAATCGCATGAAACTGAATCGCACACAATTACTGACCTATAATGGCATTTATACGGGGCAGCTTACACAGCCAAGTACCTCTTGTGATATTGCAGTGGGTATGGCTACAGTGGTGTGCAGCAATGCAGAAACTCGTGCGTGGGATTTGTACAGCTGGGAACAATTATTCAGTGGGGCTTCTGAAAAAATTAGTGGTCGCGATGTTGGTGGCTTAGATACTCCTACTGCGTGTATTGAAGCTCAAGCCAATGGTCAGGTCCTTGTGGTGATGACGTGGAGAGGGATCCGATCGCTTTCAGATGGTGCAGAGAATGCAGCAGGTGATGGCGCTGCTTTTATTAAGAATTGTGGCAGTAGCAATAAACGGCGCCGCGTTTATTCAATCAATACAGTGATTATATAG
- a CDS encoding PilW family protein codes for MANLIGQKQKFVTGFSLVELMVAMVMSLFLSAGLFSMFTMSATNVTTTSQFNQLQENGRIALALIERDISQLGFMGDMTGTDFILGTNTQIPAGGVNNDCVGAGANNASLPNNNPSHFRRLWGYESGVSGDSFTCLNGVNSGTDVLQIKRFIGPATTTPNLTTRYYVAATPNQAIFFAGISAWPVLPNARFWEYQHHIYYIANDDDIPVLRRRTLSVNNGMANEDQLVEGIENIRFLYGFDNDGDNTADSFMPVQNVTNLMWDNELFQRLVAIRVFVLIRAVEEDNHYTNNTSYTLGDKTILAPSDHYRRKVVSTTVVLENPVLMR; via the coding sequence ATGGCAAATCTCATCGGCCAAAAACAGAAATTCGTGACAGGTTTCTCGTTAGTTGAGTTGATGGTTGCTATGGTGATGAGCTTATTTCTTTCTGCTGGATTGTTCTCGATGTTTACTATGTCTGCAACTAATGTAACAACAACAAGTCAATTCAATCAACTGCAAGAAAATGGTCGAATTGCACTGGCATTAATAGAAAGAGATATTAGCCAACTGGGCTTCATGGGAGACATGACAGGAACAGATTTTATACTGGGGACTAATACGCAAATTCCTGCAGGGGGAGTTAACAATGATTGTGTCGGTGCTGGGGCAAACAATGCGTCGTTACCCAATAATAATCCGTCTCATTTTAGGCGTCTCTGGGGTTACGAAAGTGGGGTAAGTGGTGATTCTTTTACCTGTCTTAATGGGGTTAATAGTGGCACCGACGTATTACAAATAAAAAGATTTATCGGTCCAGCGACCACGACGCCTAACCTTACTACTCGATATTACGTTGCTGCGACGCCTAATCAAGCGATATTTTTTGCCGGAATATCAGCTTGGCCCGTGTTACCAAATGCAAGATTTTGGGAGTACCAACACCATATTTACTATATCGCTAACGATGATGATATTCCAGTATTAAGACGGAGAACATTAAGTGTTAATAACGGGATGGCGAATGAAGATCAACTGGTTGAAGGTATTGAAAATATAAGGTTTTTGTATGGGTTTGATAATGATGGTGATAACACTGCTGATAGCTTTATGCCGGTGCAAAATGTCACTAACTTGATGTGGGACAATGAACTTTTTCAACGCCTTGTTGCGATAAGGGTCTTTGTGTTAATAAGGGCGGTCGAAGAAGATAATCACTACACTAACAATACCAGTTATACATTGGGTGATAAAACGATTTTAGCCCCCAGTGATCATTATAGACGAAAAGTGGTGTCGACTACCGTGGTACTAGAAAACCCAGTGTTAATGAGGTAA